The proteins below come from a single Terriglobia bacterium genomic window:
- a CDS encoding nitrate reductase cytochrome c-type subunit — protein sequence MAQTFSGLRGSTPLNQEAAPPALTPEQNTSVREPRNYPEQPPVIPHSTEGYEVSINANKCLSCHARTRVHESQAPMVSITHFIDRDGQFLASISPRRYFCTECHVPQHNVRPPVENDFVDIDSLLKRSAPGAPR from the coding sequence TCGACTCCACTCAATCAGGAAGCGGCACCTCCAGCCCTGACCCCCGAGCAAAACACGTCGGTTCGCGAGCCACGAAATTATCCTGAACAGCCGCCGGTCATTCCGCATTCGACGGAGGGCTATGAAGTCAGTATCAACGCGAACAAGTGCTTATCCTGTCATGCGCGGACGCGTGTCCACGAATCACAAGCGCCCATGGTTAGCATCACCCACTTCATTGATCGCGACGGGCAGTTTTTGGCTTCCATTTCGCCCCGCCGATATTTCTGCACCGAATGCCACGTCCCGCAGCACAATGTGCGGCCGCCGGTAGAAAATGACTTCGTTGACATCGACTCTCTTCTCAAGCGCTCGGCGCCGGGAGCGCCTCGATGA
- a CDS encoding NapC/NirT family cytochrome c, with the protein MTTTEVPRPSFWRRALLFAREVWGVLIRPSSIFSLGFLVLAGFIAGIFFWGAFNTALELTNTETFCTSCHEMRTNVFEELKTTVHYNNRSGVRAHCPDCHVPHEWTDKIARKMQASKEVWGKLFGTINTREKFLDHRLELAEHEWARMKANDSLECRNCHSAQSMDITRQSPRAVEAHQRFLFTGQ; encoded by the coding sequence ATGACGACCACCGAGGTCCCGCGCCCTTCGTTCTGGCGTCGCGCGCTTTTGTTCGCACGCGAAGTCTGGGGCGTGCTGATTCGACCAAGCTCGATCTTCAGCCTGGGATTTCTGGTGCTCGCCGGCTTCATCGCCGGAATATTTTTCTGGGGTGCCTTCAATACGGCTCTGGAACTCACCAACACGGAGACGTTTTGCACCTCCTGCCACGAAATGCGCACCAACGTGTTTGAGGAGCTGAAAACGACCGTGCACTACAACAATCGATCAGGCGTACGCGCCCACTGTCCCGATTGTCATGTTCCGCACGAATGGACCGACAAAATCGCGCGCAAGATGCAGGCCTCGAAGGAAGTGTGGGGCAAGCTTTTCGGAACCATCAATACGCGCGAGAAATTCCTCGATCATCGCCTCGAACTGGCGGAACATGAATGGGCGCGCATGAAGGCGAACGATTCCCTCGAATGCCGCAATTGCCACAGCGCACAATCGATGGATATCACGCGCCAGAGCCCGCGCGCAGTTGAAGCGCACCAGCGCTTTCTGTTTACCGGTCAG